Proteins found in one Acidobacteriota bacterium genomic segment:
- a CDS encoding PilN domain-containing protein, whose amino-acid sequence MRYQINLASRPYIDARRFYTNWLAGLGALFLLAALLVGLALHALVGSRQVAGEVRKIKAQIAKLDEQRARAEEVMNRPENRDVRERSRFLNGTIARKAFSWTQVFEELERVVPPRVHVLSIHPEVKNDQVQLVMRVAGDSRASVVELLRRMEGSQSFRNPQLRAEDVRQTSNGGAQVEFEISAQYVPQVYAPKVAPPIAAARGGD is encoded by the coding sequence ATGCGCTACCAGATCAATCTCGCGAGCCGTCCGTATATCGATGCGCGGCGCTTCTACACCAACTGGCTTGCCGGCCTCGGGGCGCTGTTCTTGCTCGCCGCATTGCTGGTGGGCCTCGCGCTGCACGCGCTCGTCGGCTCGCGCCAAGTGGCGGGCGAGGTGCGCAAGATCAAGGCTCAGATCGCCAAGCTCGACGAGCAGCGCGCGCGCGCGGAAGAAGTGATGAACCGGCCCGAGAATCGCGACGTCCGCGAGAGATCCAGGTTCCTGAATGGGACCATCGCACGCAAGGCCTTCTCCTGGACGCAGGTCTTCGAAGAGTTGGAGCGCGTGGTGCCGCCACGGGTGCACGTGCTCTCCATCCACCCCGAGGTGAAGAACGATCAGGTGCAGCTCGTGATGCGGGTAGCCGGCGACTCGCGCGCGAGCGTGGTCGAGCTGCTGCGCCGCATGGAAGGGTCGCAGAGTTTTCGCAATCCGCAACTGCGCGCTGAAGACGTGCGCCAGACATCGAATGGTGGCGCCCAGGTCGAATTCGAGATCTCGGCACAGTATGTGCCGCAGGTCTACGCGCCGAAAGTCGCGCCGCCGATTGCCGCGGCCCGGGGAGGCGATTGA
- a CDS encoding GspE/PulE family protein, whose translation MADKNIFLNGGSGGKPPRPPRGLGKANGGDSPDNEEQRARDLARRYRAEFVDMKDHHMDHELFRSVPVDLMFRYNFIPLEQTADGRLVIAIADPSQLMMIDEIGLLLGKRIVTKVATLSQIGNILKKTEQSQRVLQEASEGFTLDVVKEDELTDETISIERLTADADSPIIRLVDTTIFSALQRRASDIHIETNDDSVVIKYRIDGVLQQAMAPIAKEHHSTIISRVKVMSELDIAERRVPQDGRFRVRYGVPARSIDFRVSIMPTIHGENAVLRVLDKESMSEKFKHLTLDVVGFDEDDLKRFRRFIAEPYGMVLVTGPTGSGKTTTLYAALNEIKTEEDKIVTIEDPVEYQIRGVTQIPVNEKKGLTFARGLRSILRHDPDKIMVGEIRDTDTAQIAIQSALTGHLVFTTVHANNVVDVIGRFLNMGVEAYNFVSALNCILAQRLVRVICDSCKQQIHYTAEQLEASGLEPPAWNNVAFYEGEGCIECAGTGYRGRTAIHELLDLSDRVREMILEKKPTSEIRRAAGEEGMRFLRESALAKVRAGITTLREINKVTFIETTR comes from the coding sequence ATGGCTGACAAGAATATCTTTTTGAACGGTGGAAGCGGCGGGAAGCCTCCGCGGCCGCCGCGGGGGCTGGGAAAAGCCAACGGCGGAGACTCGCCGGACAATGAAGAACAGCGTGCTCGCGATCTCGCGCGCCGCTATCGCGCCGAGTTCGTGGACATGAAGGACCACCACATGGACCACGAGCTCTTCCGCTCGGTGCCGGTGGACCTGATGTTCCGCTACAACTTCATCCCGCTGGAACAGACTGCGGACGGCCGCCTGGTGATCGCCATCGCCGATCCCAGCCAGCTGATGATGATCGACGAGATCGGATTGCTGCTCGGCAAGCGCATCGTGACCAAGGTCGCCACGCTCTCGCAGATCGGCAACATCCTCAAGAAGACCGAGCAATCCCAGCGCGTGCTGCAGGAGGCCAGTGAGGGCTTCACCCTCGACGTGGTCAAAGAAGACGAGCTCACCGACGAGACCATCTCGATCGAGCGGCTCACCGCCGACGCCGACTCGCCCATCATCCGCCTGGTCGATACCACCATTTTCAGCGCGCTGCAGCGCCGCGCGAGCGATATCCACATCGAGACCAACGACGACTCGGTGGTCATCAAGTACCGCATCGACGGCGTACTGCAGCAGGCGATGGCGCCGATCGCGAAAGAGCACCACTCCACCATCATCTCGCGCGTGAAGGTGATGAGTGAACTCGATATCGCCGAGCGCCGCGTGCCGCAGGATGGTCGCTTCCGCGTGCGCTACGGCGTGCCCGCGCGCTCCATCGATTTCCGCGTCTCCATCATGCCGACCATCCACGGCGAGAACGCGGTGCTCCGCGTGCTCGACAAAGAGTCGATGAGCGAGAAGTTCAAGCACCTCACCCTCGACGTGGTCGGGTTCGATGAAGACGACCTCAAGCGCTTCCGCCGCTTCATCGCCGAACCGTACGGCATGGTGCTGGTGACCGGGCCCACCGGCTCGGGCAAGACGACCACGCTCTACGCCGCACTCAACGAGATCAAGACCGAGGAAGACAAGATCGTCACCATCGAAGATCCGGTCGAGTACCAGATCCGCGGCGTCACCCAGATCCCGGTCAACGAGAAGAAGGGCCTCACGTTTGCCCGCGGACTGCGCTCCATCCTGCGTCACGATCCCGACAAGATCATGGTAGGCGAGATCCGCGATACCGACACCGCGCAGATCGCCATCCAGTCGGCGCTTACCGGCCACCTGGTGTTCACCACCGTCCACGCCAACAACGTGGTCGACGTGATCGGACGCTTCCTCAACATGGGCGTGGAAGCCTATAACTTCGTGAGCGCGCTCAATTGCATCCTGGCGCAACGGCTGGTGCGCGTGATCTGCGATTCCTGCAAGCAGCAGATCCACTACACCGCGGAGCAGCTCGAGGCCAGCGGCCTCGAGCCGCCGGCTTGGAACAACGTGGCGTTCTACGAAGGAGAAGGGTGCATCGAGTGCGCCGGCACGGGATATCGCGGGCGGACGGCGATCCATGAGCTGCTCGACCTGAGCGACCGCGTGCGCGAGATGATCCTGGAGAAGAAACCGACCTCGGAGATACGGCGCGCGGCGGGCGAGGAAGGTATGCGCTTCCTGCGTGAGTCGGCGCTGGCTAAAGTGCGGGCAGGGATCACGACCCTGCGCGAGATCAACAAGGTCACTTTCATCGAGACCACGCGCTAG
- a CDS encoding type II secretion system F family protein, with protein sequence MPEFLVKVADDRGQVAQHVENARSLEEARERYVQQGLLVYSVKPRGVLAGGGLRQQRRVKMEQFVIFNQQFVTLVRAGLPILMSLELLAKRQRDPRLKAWLENVRDRVRGGEVLSQAFEAQGVFPRIYTTTVLAGERSGNLEEVLTRYIAFERISLAFKKKLKASLIYPALLFFLVFCMLIYLITYVVPQFNKLYEGLNAQLPPVTVFMLDMGVAAQHYGLIALPFLLIGAFLLWRWTRSDSGGEWLDRMRLRVPLLGDIWLKYQVAMFARMMSTLLTGGLPLVNALETSANSMSSRLISGGIQLAAHRVREGMALSRSMEEAKVFPELAVEMTEVGESTGALPQMLSSAAEFYEEDVQTALSASLSLIEPVILIFMGVVVAFVLISLYMPIFSLGAAGQLH encoded by the coding sequence ATGCCGGAATTCCTCGTCAAAGTAGCGGACGATCGCGGGCAGGTCGCGCAGCACGTGGAGAACGCGCGCTCGCTGGAAGAGGCGCGTGAGCGTTACGTGCAACAGGGGCTGCTCGTCTACTCGGTGAAGCCGCGCGGCGTGCTCGCCGGCGGCGGACTGCGGCAGCAGCGCCGAGTGAAGATGGAACAGTTCGTCATCTTCAACCAGCAGTTCGTCACCCTGGTGCGCGCCGGATTGCCCATCCTGATGTCGCTCGAACTGCTCGCCAAGCGGCAGCGCGATCCGCGATTGAAGGCGTGGCTCGAGAACGTGCGCGACCGCGTCCGCGGTGGCGAAGTGCTCTCGCAGGCCTTCGAGGCGCAGGGCGTCTTCCCCCGCATCTACACCACCACGGTGCTGGCGGGCGAGCGCAGCGGCAACCTGGAAGAAGTACTGACGCGTTACATCGCCTTCGAGCGCATCTCGCTGGCCTTCAAGAAGAAGCTGAAAGCGTCGTTGATCTATCCCGCGCTGCTCTTCTTCCTGGTGTTCTGCATGCTCATCTATCTGATCACCTACGTGGTGCCGCAGTTCAACAAACTCTACGAAGGACTCAACGCCCAGCTGCCGCCCGTCACTGTATTCATGCTGGATATGGGTGTGGCGGCGCAGCACTACGGATTGATCGCGTTGCCCTTCCTGCTGATCGGCGCCTTCCTGCTGTGGCGCTGGACGCGCAGCGACTCCGGCGGCGAGTGGCTCGACCGCATGCGCTTGCGCGTTCCCTTGCTGGGCGACATCTGGCTGAAGTACCAGGTGGCCATGTTCGCGCGCATGATGTCTACGCTGCTGACTGGGGGGCTGCCGCTGGTCAACGCGCTGGAGACCTCGGCGAATTCGATGTCCAGCCGGCTGATCTCCGGTGGCATCCAGTTAGCCGCACATCGCGTGCGCGAAGGCATGGCACTCTCGCGCAGCATGGAAGAAGCGAAGGTGTTTCCCGAGCTGGCAGTCGAGATGACGGAAGTCGGCGAATCCACGGGCGCGCTGCCGCAGATGCTCAGCTCGGCGGCGGAGTTCTACGAGGAAGACGTGCAGACGGCGCTCTCCGCTTCGCTCTCGCTGATCGAGCCGGTCATCCTCATCTTCATGGGCGTGGTGGTGGCGTTCGTCCTTATATCCTTATATATGCCGATCTTCAGTCTGGGAGCGGCAGGACAACTGCACTGA
- a CDS encoding outer membrane lipoprotein carrier protein LolA produces the protein MRKLCVATFATFLLSAVCVAAERSVSDVAKAVDDHYNRLQAFSADFSELYHGAGSTRAESGKLWLKKPGKMRWEYQQPREKLFVTDGSTAYFYVPGDQQARRAPVKKLDDLRSPLRYLLGKTKLQKEFVGLDFAPNVAPLAPGNIVLRGQPKSMADRVTGVVLEIAPGDRNHIVRIIVEEVDGSTTEFRFRNIIENAAIEDAKFRFTPPPGVQLIESTEVAP, from the coding sequence GTGCGCAAGCTTTGTGTGGCGACGTTCGCGACCTTCCTGCTCAGCGCTGTCTGCGTCGCCGCGGAACGTTCCGTGTCCGATGTAGCCAAGGCGGTCGACGACCACTACAACCGGCTGCAGGCCTTCTCCGCCGATTTCAGTGAGCTCTATCACGGCGCCGGCAGCACGCGCGCCGAGAGTGGCAAGCTGTGGCTGAAAAAGCCGGGGAAGATGCGCTGGGAGTATCAGCAGCCGCGGGAGAAACTCTTCGTCACCGACGGTTCCACCGCGTACTTCTACGTCCCCGGCGACCAGCAGGCACGGCGGGCGCCGGTAAAAAAGCTGGACGACCTGCGCTCGCCGCTGCGCTATCTCCTCGGCAAAACGAAGTTGCAGAAAGAGTTTGTGGGCCTCGACTTCGCCCCCAATGTCGCCCCGCTCGCGCCCGGAAACATCGTGCTGCGTGGACAGCCGAAGTCGATGGCCGACCGTGTGACCGGCGTGGTCCTCGAGATCGCGCCTGGTGATCGCAACCATATTGTCCGCATCATCGTGGAAGAGGTGGACGGCTCGACCACCGAATTCCGCTTCCGCAACATCATCGAGAACGCGGCGATCGAGGACGCGAAGTTCCGCTTCACTCCGCCGCCGGGCGTGCAGCTCATCGAATCCACCGAGGTCGCTCCCTGA